The Micromonospora krabiensis genome window below encodes:
- a CDS encoding alpha/beta hydrolase: MAGHRDCGQYPSSRLRWILLPAAKVVRAAVCLTAGVELSIDAGDVSLPATLDVPPVGPARGAVVVLHGSAMPQRSYFLYEHLARELPRAGVAVLRFDRRPREHGDVPFAVQADDTVAAVAELRRRMGDVPVGLWGWSQGTWPASAVAARRPELVALLVLVASSGVSPAVQMRYGTAQQLLQRGYGDADLAELARLREALEGAVRGHIDRATAQAVVDRYADRPWFPLAHVPRDLLGHPGTWEDMDYDPQPVIAQVNCPTLLFYGESDEWTPAEDSIAVWRRVAGTNDLTIHRLTDCTHLPTRGGAETLESVSSDYTSTLLGWIGERISHKPK; the protein is encoded by the coding sequence ATGGCGGGGCACCGGGACTGTGGTCAGTATCCTTCCAGCCGGCTGCGGTGGATCCTGCTGCCGGCTGCGAAAGTGGTCCGTGCAGCAGTGTGCTTGACTGCCGGCGTGGAGCTGTCCATCGATGCCGGTGACGTGTCTCTACCCGCCACACTGGACGTGCCGCCCGTCGGGCCGGCGCGCGGTGCGGTGGTCGTCCTGCACGGCTCTGCCATGCCGCAGCGCTCGTACTTCCTGTATGAGCATTTGGCGCGCGAGCTTCCGCGAGCCGGTGTCGCGGTGCTGCGTTTCGACCGCCGCCCGCGTGAGCACGGCGACGTGCCGTTCGCCGTGCAGGCCGACGACACGGTGGCGGCCGTTGCCGAGTTGCGCCGCCGGATGGGCGACGTCCCGGTGGGACTGTGGGGCTGGAGCCAGGGCACCTGGCCCGCGTCGGCGGTCGCGGCCCGCCGGCCCGAACTGGTCGCCCTCCTGGTGCTGGTGGCCAGCAGCGGCGTGAGCCCGGCGGTTCAGATGCGGTACGGAACGGCGCAGCAGCTGCTCCAGCGTGGCTACGGCGACGCCGACCTCGCCGAGTTGGCCCGCCTACGTGAGGCGCTCGAAGGCGCCGTCCGCGGTCACATCGACCGCGCGACCGCCCAGGCGGTCGTGGACCGCTACGCCGACAGGCCGTGGTTCCCGCTCGCGCACGTCCCGCGTGATCTGCTCGGCCACCCCGGTACGTGGGAGGACATGGACTACGACCCGCAGCCGGTCATCGCGCAGGTGAACTGCCCGACGCTGCTGTTCTACGGCGAATCCGACGAGTGGACCCCAGCCGAGGACAGCATCGCCGTGTGGCGGCGTGTCGCCGGTACCAACGATTTGACCATCCACCGGCTCACCGACTGCACCCACCTGCCCACCCGCGGCGGTGCCGAAACCCTCGAATCCGTCAGCTCCGACTACACCAGCACGCTGCTCGGCTGGATAGGCGAGCGGATCAGCCATAAACCAAAGTGA
- a CDS encoding roadblock/LC7 domain-containing protein, whose translation MTTLSQEARDLSWLVSGFAERVPGVAHAVVVSSDGLLVAISDHLPRDHADKLAAVTSGLMSITSGAAQMFDGDVVKQTVVEMGRGYFLVMQVRDGSILATLAASDADIGVVGYEMARLAKQAGEMLTPALRAELQQALPR comes from the coding sequence GTGACGACGTTGAGCCAGGAGGCGCGGGACCTGAGCTGGCTGGTCAGCGGCTTCGCCGAGCGGGTGCCGGGGGTCGCGCACGCGGTGGTGGTCTCCTCGGACGGGTTGCTGGTGGCGATCTCCGACCACCTGCCCCGGGACCACGCGGACAAGCTCGCCGCGGTGACCTCCGGGCTGATGAGCATCACCTCGGGTGCCGCGCAGATGTTCGACGGGGATGTGGTCAAGCAGACCGTGGTGGAGATGGGCCGCGGCTACTTCCTGGTCATGCAGGTGCGTGACGGTTCGATCCTGGCCACCCTCGCCGCGTCGGACGCCGACATCGGCGTGGTCGGCTACGAGATGGCCCGGCTGGCCAAGCAGGCGGGGGAGATGCTCACCCCGGCGCTGCGGGCGGAGTTGCAGCAGGCGCTGCCCCGGTGA
- a CDS encoding GH1 family beta-glucosidase: protein MSMLTFPPDFGWGAATSAYQIEGAAKEDGRGESVWDVFSRTPGRTRNGDTGEVAADHYHRYRDDLDLMRDLGLRSYRFSISWPRIQPDGNGAPNQRGLDFYRRLIDGLHERGIAPMATLFHWDLPQALQDQGGWEARDTAYRFADYADAVFRALGDRVPTWLTMNEPKTVVQNGYLSGHHAPGRQDPDAAYLVAHHLQLAHGLAVRALRAAGGGRIGPALNLHPCYPADDTAEAAAATRLYDGYENRLYLDPIFTGRYPQDVLDDLGPDSRMVRGIADGDLAIISSPVDLLAVQYYTPLYVTAAGGTVTRWPTSEAQWQQIHPDGMYDILTRVTRDYGPVPLTITENGLPTPDTLAADGTVDDSARVTFLRDHLAAVHRAISDGVPLESFHVWSLLDNFEWDAGYEQRWGIVYVDYPTQRRVLKRSAHWYRTVIADNGL from the coding sequence ATGTCGATGCTCACCTTCCCCCCCGACTTCGGCTGGGGCGCGGCCACCTCGGCCTACCAGATCGAGGGGGCGGCCAAGGAGGACGGCCGGGGCGAGTCCGTGTGGGACGTCTTCAGCCGCACACCCGGGCGCACCCGCAACGGTGACACCGGCGAGGTCGCCGCCGACCACTACCACCGCTACCGCGACGACCTCGACCTGATGCGCGACCTCGGCCTGCGCAGCTACCGCTTCTCCATCTCCTGGCCGCGCATCCAGCCCGACGGCAACGGCGCACCCAACCAGCGGGGACTCGACTTCTACCGCCGCCTTATCGACGGCCTGCACGAGCGGGGCATCGCCCCGATGGCCACCCTCTTCCACTGGGACCTGCCCCAGGCGCTGCAGGACCAGGGCGGCTGGGAGGCGCGGGACACCGCCTACCGCTTCGCCGACTACGCTGATGCCGTCTTCCGGGCCCTCGGCGACCGCGTCCCCACCTGGCTCACCATGAACGAGCCCAAGACGGTGGTCCAGAACGGTTACCTCTCCGGACACCACGCCCCCGGCCGGCAGGACCCCGACGCCGCCTACCTGGTCGCCCACCACCTCCAGCTCGCCCACGGGCTGGCCGTACGGGCGCTGCGCGCCGCCGGCGGCGGCCGCATCGGCCCGGCGCTGAACCTGCACCCCTGCTACCCCGCCGACGACACCGCCGAAGCGGCCGCGGCCACCCGCCTCTACGACGGCTACGAGAACCGGCTCTACCTCGACCCGATCTTCACCGGCCGCTACCCGCAGGACGTGCTGGACGACCTCGGGCCCGACAGCCGCATGGTGCGCGGCATCGCCGACGGCGACCTCGCCATCATCTCCTCGCCCGTCGACCTGCTCGCCGTGCAGTACTACACGCCGCTCTACGTCACCGCCGCCGGCGGCACCGTCACCCGGTGGCCCACGTCCGAGGCTCAGTGGCAGCAGATCCACCCCGACGGCATGTACGACATCCTCACCCGGGTCACCCGCGACTACGGGCCGGTGCCGCTGACCATCACCGAGAACGGGCTGCCCACCCCGGACACCCTCGCCGCCGACGGCACCGTCGACGACAGCGCCCGGGTCACCTTCCTGCGCGACCACCTCGCCGCCGTCCACCGCGCGATCAGCGACGGGGTGCCGCTGGAGAGCTTCCACGTCTGGTCGCTGCTGGACAACTTCGAGTGGGACGCGGGGTACGAGCAGCGCTGGGGCATCGTCTACGTCGACTACCCCACCCAACGGCGCGTCCTCAAGCGCAGCGCCCACTGGTACCGCACGGTGATCGCCGACAACGGCCTCTGA
- a CDS encoding bifunctional NAD(P)H-dependent oxidoreductase/GNAT family N-acetyltransferase translates to MSMKPARVLVLTSSTRPGALGPAVGQWLIEAITPRAAELGVELVPVALSDLNLPFLDEEEHPSSGAYRHEHTRRWSALVDAADGFIAVTPEYNYGMPATLKNALDYLSREWAWKPIGFVSYGHTSAGTRSVQHAKQVVTTLRLVPLGATVAIRIGDATENGRLRPDAARDTAGIGLLDELVRVAHALRPMRERAGAGALSGPLPGSYVRQLTPDDAPEVTVLQRCCWVDEAVANDTMAIPALHESLEEVRDWLATWHTTGIWLDGRLLGMVRAHRVDTDWHVGRLAVVPDLRGKGLGRWLLHTAEAAAQPDCRRILLFTGAKSLRNIGLYHSEGYLSLPLAHPDGITCLTKDLPVSQR, encoded by the coding sequence ATGTCAATGAAACCGGCTCGTGTCCTCGTCCTGACGTCCAGCACCCGCCCCGGCGCGCTCGGCCCCGCCGTGGGTCAGTGGCTGATCGAGGCGATCACCCCTCGCGCCGCAGAACTCGGCGTCGAGCTTGTGCCGGTGGCCCTCAGCGATCTGAACCTGCCGTTCCTCGACGAAGAGGAACACCCGTCGTCGGGTGCCTACCGACACGAGCACACCCGTCGGTGGAGCGCGCTTGTCGACGCGGCGGACGGGTTCATCGCGGTCACGCCGGAGTACAACTACGGGATGCCAGCCACCCTGAAGAACGCGCTGGACTACCTCAGCCGCGAATGGGCATGGAAGCCGATCGGTTTCGTCAGCTACGGCCACACGTCGGCGGGCACCCGGTCGGTGCAGCACGCCAAGCAGGTGGTGACCACGCTGCGCCTGGTTCCGTTGGGCGCCACGGTCGCGATCCGCATCGGTGACGCAACGGAGAACGGTCGGCTGCGGCCCGATGCGGCCCGCGACACGGCGGGTATCGGCCTGCTGGACGAACTTGTCCGGGTCGCCCACGCCCTACGGCCGATGCGCGAACGCGCTGGAGCCGGGGCCCTGTCCGGACCGTTGCCAGGGTCCTACGTGAGACAGCTGACCCCCGACGACGCGCCCGAGGTCACCGTGCTGCAGCGGTGCTGCTGGGTGGACGAGGCCGTCGCCAACGACACCATGGCCATACCAGCCCTGCACGAGTCCCTCGAAGAGGTACGTGACTGGCTTGCGACCTGGCACACCACGGGCATCTGGCTGGACGGCCGACTGCTCGGCATGGTGCGGGCCCATCGCGTCGACACCGACTGGCATGTCGGTCGGCTCGCCGTCGTGCCCGACCTGCGAGGCAAGGGGCTGGGCCGGTGGCTGCTCCACACCGCCGAAGCTGCCGCACAACCGGATTGTCGCCGCATCCTGCTGTTCACCGGCGCCAAGAGCCTGCGGAATATCGGCCTCTACCACAGCGAGGGTTACCTGTCGCTACCTCTCGCCCACCCTGACGGAATCACCTGCCTTACCAAGGACCTACCCGTTAGCCAGCGCTGA
- a CDS encoding winged helix-turn-helix transcriptional regulator, translating into MERSADPELACPIAPVVDIVFSRWTTPILWTLHQHGRQRFVELERRLTSITPKVLTQRLRQLERDGLVARTYHAEVPPRVEYEITELGGSLAPLFAHLATWADSHLTDVDQARQAYDAAR; encoded by the coding sequence ATGGAACGGTCGGCGGACCCCGAGCTGGCGTGCCCGATCGCGCCGGTCGTAGATATCGTCTTCAGTCGATGGACCACACCCATCCTGTGGACCCTTCACCAGCACGGTCGGCAACGGTTCGTGGAGCTGGAACGCCGGCTGACCAGCATCACGCCGAAGGTGCTCACGCAGCGGCTGCGGCAGCTCGAACGCGACGGGCTCGTCGCCCGCACCTACCACGCCGAGGTGCCGCCGCGAGTCGAATACGAGATCACCGAACTGGGCGGCAGCCTCGCCCCCCTCTTCGCCCACCTGGCCACCTGGGCCGACAGTCACCTCACCGACGTGGACCAGGCCCGGCAGGCCTACGACGCCGCCCGGTGA
- a CDS encoding SDR family NAD(P)-dependent oxidoreductase, protein MNGDEVEKALRVLGDIRALPVDDPIRQRVQRAVDGLLKDAQRQRRAKRRRQTAAADRAVLAAAATGAVDRAEGVPVIPKAPRSTEVDGVGRTRRERRCYACRDRFRTIDVLYHALCPSCAELHRWHRDARTDLTGRRAVVTGGRVKIGYQVALKLLRDGAAVTVVTRFPADAARRYAREPDAATWLTSLRVIGADLRDPRQVLDLADRLTEGRSQLDILVNNAAQTVRRPTWAYQPLVAAELLAVREGTAVESVAGYRPGGAPPEWSAALAAVTDAPGGDLAQLTDATGALVVPGVANSWTAKIGQVDPVELLEVQLVNVVAPFLLVDRLRPVLTAPGPGRRYVVNVSGREGWFGEKGTGPERHPHTSVSKAALNMLTRVGAADLARHQVYMCGVDTGWITDENPAALKARRAAAGWRPPLDVVDAAARIYHPIVSGEAGAPLHGVLLKNYAVVPW, encoded by the coding sequence ATGAACGGCGACGAGGTCGAGAAAGCGCTGCGGGTACTCGGCGACATCCGCGCGCTACCCGTCGACGATCCGATCCGCCAACGGGTTCAGCGCGCGGTCGACGGACTGCTCAAGGATGCCCAGCGGCAGCGGCGCGCCAAGCGTCGCCGGCAGACCGCGGCCGCTGACCGGGCTGTCCTCGCCGCCGCGGCCACTGGCGCGGTGGACCGGGCCGAGGGTGTACCGGTGATCCCGAAGGCGCCGCGGTCGACCGAGGTGGACGGTGTGGGCCGGACCCGTCGGGAGCGCCGGTGTTACGCCTGCCGCGACCGGTTCCGCACCATCGACGTTCTCTACCACGCGCTCTGCCCCAGCTGCGCCGAGCTGCACCGGTGGCATCGGGACGCCCGTACGGATCTGACCGGCCGACGGGCAGTAGTGACCGGCGGCCGGGTCAAGATCGGCTATCAGGTGGCGTTGAAGCTGCTGCGCGACGGAGCCGCCGTCACGGTGGTGACCCGGTTTCCGGCGGACGCCGCCCGCCGCTACGCGCGGGAGCCGGATGCCGCCACGTGGCTGACGTCGCTACGGGTCATCGGCGCGGACCTACGGGACCCGCGCCAGGTGCTGGACCTCGCGGACCGGTTGACCGAGGGCCGCAGCCAGCTGGACATTCTGGTCAACAACGCGGCCCAGACGGTACGGCGGCCGACCTGGGCGTACCAGCCGCTGGTGGCCGCGGAGCTGCTGGCCGTCCGCGAGGGGACGGCGGTGGAGTCCGTGGCCGGCTATCGGCCAGGTGGCGCGCCGCCCGAGTGGAGCGCTGCCCTCGCCGCCGTCACCGACGCGCCCGGCGGGGACCTTGCCCAGCTCACCGACGCGACCGGCGCGTTGGTCGTCCCCGGGGTTGCGAACTCCTGGACCGCCAAGATCGGCCAGGTCGACCCGGTGGAGCTGCTGGAGGTGCAACTGGTCAACGTGGTGGCACCGTTCCTGCTCGTCGACCGACTGCGCCCGGTGTTGACCGCACCCGGGCCCGGCCGTCGGTACGTGGTGAACGTCAGCGGCCGGGAGGGCTGGTTCGGCGAGAAGGGAACAGGACCCGAACGACACCCGCACACCTCGGTCAGCAAGGCAGCGCTGAACATGCTCACCCGGGTCGGGGCCGCAGACCTGGCCCGACACCAGGTGTACATGTGCGGCGTCGACACCGGTTGGATCACCGACGAGAACCCGGCAGCGCTCAAGGCGCGTCGGGCCGCCGCCGGCTGGCGACCACCGCTGGACGTCGTCGACGCCGCCGCGCGGATCTACCATCCCATCGTCAGCGGCGAGGCTGGCGCGCCGCTGCACGGCGTACTGCTCAAGAACTACGCCGTCGTCCCGTGGTAG
- a CDS encoding TetR/AcrR family transcriptional regulator yields the protein MAEQAETLRRTPLSRDRILRAAVALADETGIESLSMRNLAQDLGVVPMALYKHVAGKDDLLDGMIDVVVGEIDPPVPGTGWKHTIRRRILSARQVLRRHPWAPLAIESRNMATPAVLAYLDAMVATLRAGGLSADLAHHVMHALGSRILGFSQELFDDSRRAGRSGATDPAPPAALPPEVAARFPHLAEIAGAASHDDDSVVGQGCDDQFEFEFALDLLLDGIERLHQRGWTSSGPHR from the coding sequence ATGGCTGAGCAGGCTGAAACGCTGCGCCGGACGCCGCTGAGCAGGGACCGGATCCTGCGTGCCGCCGTCGCGCTCGCCGACGAGACCGGGATCGAATCGCTGAGCATGCGCAACCTCGCCCAGGACCTGGGCGTCGTGCCGATGGCCCTCTACAAGCACGTCGCCGGAAAGGACGACCTGCTCGACGGCATGATCGACGTGGTCGTCGGCGAGATCGACCCACCGGTGCCGGGGACCGGCTGGAAGCACACGATCCGCCGGCGGATCCTCTCCGCACGGCAGGTGCTGCGCCGCCACCCCTGGGCGCCGCTCGCGATCGAGTCGCGGAACATGGCCACCCCGGCGGTCCTCGCGTACCTCGACGCGATGGTCGCGACGTTGCGGGCCGGCGGACTCTCCGCCGACCTCGCCCATCACGTGATGCACGCCCTGGGCAGCCGGATCCTCGGCTTCAGCCAGGAACTGTTCGACGACTCCCGGCGCGCCGGCCGCTCCGGCGCCACCGACCCGGCGCCACCGGCAGCTCTACCGCCGGAGGTCGCCGCCCGGTTCCCGCACCTCGCGGAGATCGCCGGGGCGGCCTCGCACGACGACGACTCGGTCGTGGGTCAGGGCTGCGACGACCAGTTCGAGTTCGAGTTCGCGCTGGACCTGCTGCTCGACGGCATCGAGCGGCTGCACCAGCGAGGCTGGACCTCCTCGGGCCCGCACCGCTGA
- a CDS encoding NAD(P)H-binding protein: MFVVTGATGNVGRTLVSRLAASGAAVTAVSRGRRPVAVPDGVRHHRADLHEPESLRPALAGAEAMFLLVEGAGAGLDVPEILRVATAAGVKRIVLQSSQAVGTRPGVASHAPLHAIEEVVRRSGLGWTILRPGGFASNAFAWVEPVRAGRMVAAPFGDVGLPVVDPDDIAEVAAVVLDGAHEGRTYELTGPALSTPRQRVAELATALGEPIDFVEQTPDEAREQMLRFMPPPVVEGTLAILGAPTEQEQRISPDVATVLGRSPRPFAEWAARNIDAFR, translated from the coding sequence ATGTTTGTCGTGACAGGCGCCACCGGAAACGTCGGCCGGACCCTGGTGTCGCGCCTCGCCGCGTCGGGCGCCGCGGTGACGGCGGTGTCCCGTGGCCGACGCCCGGTCGCGGTGCCGGACGGAGTTCGTCACCACCGCGCAGATCTTCACGAGCCGGAGAGCCTGCGACCGGCGCTCGCCGGCGCCGAGGCGATGTTCCTGCTCGTCGAGGGCGCCGGGGCGGGCCTCGATGTGCCCGAGATCCTGCGGGTCGCCACGGCCGCCGGGGTGAAGCGGATCGTGCTGCAGTCCTCGCAGGCGGTCGGCACCCGGCCGGGGGTGGCGTCGCACGCGCCGCTGCACGCCATCGAGGAGGTCGTACGCCGGTCCGGCCTCGGCTGGACGATCCTGCGTCCCGGCGGGTTCGCCTCCAACGCCTTCGCGTGGGTCGAACCGGTCCGGGCCGGGCGGATGGTGGCCGCACCCTTCGGCGACGTCGGTCTTCCCGTGGTCGACCCGGACGACATCGCCGAGGTGGCCGCCGTCGTCCTCGACGGTGCCCACGAGGGTCGTACGTACGAGCTGACCGGTCCGGCGCTCAGCACGCCGCGCCAACGAGTCGCGGAACTCGCCACCGCGCTCGGCGAGCCGATCGACTTCGTCGAGCAGACGCCCGACGAGGCCCGCGAGCAGATGCTGCGGTTCATGCCGCCGCCGGTGGTCGAGGGGACGCTGGCGATCCTCGGCGCGCCCACCGAACAGGAGCAGCGGATCAGCCCCGACGTGGCAACGGTCCTCGGGCGATCGCCGCGGCCCTTCGCCGAGTGGGCGGCGCGAAACATCGATGCCTTCCGCTGA
- a CDS encoding DinB family protein — translation MSEASPRPSPSSASIEADALLSVLERNRRTFAWKTSGLDEKGLRATTAASAMTLGGLVKHVALVEADWLAVKLAGQEYGAPWDTVDFDADPDWEWRTGALDSPEDVYAVWRDAVERSRELVAEVIKERGLDGSASFTWPDGRTPTVRAMLLDMVEEYARHTGHADILREAVDGRVGEGAPADFTI, via the coding sequence ATGAGCGAAGCTTCTCCGCGGCCTTCCCCGTCGTCGGCCTCCATCGAGGCCGACGCCCTATTGTCAGTTCTCGAACGCAACCGGCGCACCTTCGCCTGGAAGACGTCCGGACTCGACGAGAAGGGCCTGCGCGCGACCACGGCCGCCAGTGCTATGACCCTCGGTGGTCTGGTCAAGCATGTGGCGTTGGTCGAGGCAGACTGGCTGGCCGTCAAGCTCGCCGGGCAGGAGTACGGAGCCCCGTGGGACACCGTAGATTTCGACGCCGACCCTGACTGGGAATGGCGCACGGGGGCGCTGGACTCTCCGGAAGATGTCTACGCGGTGTGGCGAGACGCTGTCGAGCGTTCGCGCGAACTCGTGGCTGAGGTCATCAAGGAGCGCGGGCTCGACGGGTCGGCGTCCTTCACCTGGCCGGACGGCCGCACGCCTACGGTCCGCGCCATGCTCCTGGACATGGTTGAGGAGTACGCACGACACACCGGCCACGCGGACATCCTCCGAGAGGCAGTGGACGGTCGCGTGGGCGAAGGCGCGCCCGCGGACTTCACCATCTAG
- a CDS encoding NAD(P)-dependent alcohol dehydrogenase, with protein MKAIVQDRYGPPETLTLAEVPVPVPGPDEVLVRVEAAALNAYDWHAMRGDPLLARLAMGPSRPRARIRGRDFAGRVEAVGAHVRQLRPGDPVFGDLGEANGAFAEYVRVPETAVAPTPASLTPQQAAALPLAGTTALMGLRDTARVEPGQRVLVNGASGGVGTLAVQLAKALGATVTAVCRTRNVDLVRSLGADHVVDYSREDFADGTRRHDVVLDLVGNRTLGALRRALTPTGTLVLSGGGVYRGGSVIGPIGLIVRGRLLAPLVRHRIVTLSALPSREHLDTLAAYADAGRLTPVIDRTYALHEVPEAMRYLEGEHARAKVVITV; from the coding sequence ATGAAAGCGATCGTCCAGGACCGATACGGACCGCCCGAGACGCTCACGCTCGCCGAGGTCCCCGTGCCGGTGCCCGGCCCCGACGAGGTGCTCGTCCGGGTCGAGGCCGCCGCGCTCAACGCGTACGACTGGCACGCCATGCGCGGCGACCCCCTGCTGGCGCGGCTCGCGATGGGCCCGTCGCGGCCCCGCGCGCGCATCCGCGGCCGCGACTTCGCCGGCCGGGTCGAGGCCGTCGGCGCCCACGTACGACAGCTGCGCCCCGGCGACCCCGTCTTCGGCGACCTCGGCGAGGCCAACGGCGCGTTCGCCGAGTACGTCCGCGTGCCCGAGACCGCGGTCGCGCCGACACCGGCCAGCCTGACCCCGCAGCAGGCGGCCGCCCTGCCGCTCGCCGGCACCACCGCGCTCATGGGCCTGCGCGACACCGCTCGGGTCGAGCCCGGCCAGCGCGTCCTCGTCAACGGCGCGTCCGGCGGCGTCGGCACCCTCGCCGTCCAACTCGCCAAGGCGCTCGGCGCGACCGTGACCGCGGTGTGCCGCACCCGCAACGTCGACCTGGTGCGCTCCCTGGGCGCCGACCACGTCGTCGACTACAGCCGCGAGGACTTCGCCGACGGCACCCGCCGCCACGACGTCGTCCTCGACCTGGTCGGCAACCGTACGCTCGGCGCGCTGCGGCGGGCACTGACCCCGACCGGGACGCTGGTGCTCTCCGGCGGCGGTGTCTACCGCGGCGGCAGCGTCATCGGACCGATCGGACTCATCGTGCGCGGACGGCTGCTGGCCCCCCTCGTCCGACACCGCATCGTCACGCTGTCGGCGCTGCCCAGCCGGGAACACCTCGACACGCTCGCCGCCTACGCCGACGCCGGCCGTCTCACCCCGGTCATCGACCGCACCTATGCCCTGCACGAGGTGCCCGAGGCGATGCGCTACCTCGAAGGCGAACACGCCCGGGCAAAAGTCGTCATCACCGTCTGA
- a CDS encoding MarR family winged helix-turn-helix transcriptional regulator, producing the protein MSTNPPAGTVRWLNPDEERAWRAFLRVMVAVQTGTAHDLAAVGLSEPDYEVLSTLSEQPDHTSTLGRQADKMGWSRSRLSRHATRMEARGLLQRAPDPTDGRGCLLALTAHGLDTLANAAPAHVESVRHHFIDRLAPEDLIAIEQIDRKLKEPLTGDDGPPKQHPSA; encoded by the coding sequence ATGTCAACTAATCCGCCGGCCGGGACGGTACGCTGGTTGAACCCTGACGAGGAGCGGGCGTGGCGGGCGTTCCTGCGGGTAATGGTCGCCGTGCAGACCGGCACGGCGCACGACCTAGCCGCGGTCGGCCTGTCCGAACCTGACTACGAAGTACTCAGCACGCTGTCGGAGCAGCCCGACCACACCAGCACCCTGGGAAGACAGGCCGACAAGATGGGCTGGTCACGCAGTCGGCTGTCCCGGCACGCCACCCGGATGGAAGCCCGCGGCCTCCTGCAGCGCGCACCCGACCCGACCGACGGCAGAGGCTGCCTCCTCGCACTCACGGCGCACGGGCTGGACACACTCGCCAACGCCGCGCCAGCCCACGTCGAATCAGTACGACACCACTTCATCGACCGGCTCGCTCCGGAAGACCTCATCGCCATCGAACAGATCGACCGGAAACTGAAGGAACCCCTGACCGGCGACGACGGACCACCCAAACAGCACCCGTCGGCATGA